One Coregonus clupeaformis isolate EN_2021a chromosome 21, ASM2061545v1, whole genome shotgun sequence DNA window includes the following coding sequences:
- the LOC121535085 gene encoding serine/arginine repetitive matrix protein 2 isoform X3: MARDSLKGMRRGREGRGKHGTPACPCPPGASEPTERRDSPQPQRRRMDANTVRRRRPPLVASRDEMKRSPRKRLEADSVRSCRSPCGRRRNSPQGRLANPIRRGRSQIERDQAPGGRREREGKSDESKEEEGSSSSSSSCASESETSGESEGERQERESRRAMEQASCLFEEISGLRVRESPSQEIESEEQQQQQQQAFPYMFRERTNRTPNHLPRENARGRARPKPKPSRSEPTNKDSPGPSQAKNPHMRPNMIKLKSRKRVKAKDMGEESLPSRRRSRSETSSRSPSSQSETVGRQVPPALTYTHRLRPRAPAPAPHRQAELEREAAAITERGRKRKEKTLRGQNEVKEEEEEEENDSVVLSCSGLKGGRRGGLVNNGKGLNLGRRDDNTKQRKRKRAREEEESNEELVERVWSREGWKRNKNNRTTSAEIPIVVHYLTRQRRGQLKNPLPNYRGSSSSSSSSDSSIFHLGPNPSSFESLFTLGSMLGKGGCGAVYAAMRKSDGQQVAIKYVNRGMAEPYVKLPGQRSALPLEVALMQIVSRPPSCCYVLGLLDWFEEAEWFILVLERPYPCMDLFDFIEELGGRVDECLARIIMIQVVLAVRHCCDRGVLHRDVKAENLLVQTDNLQVKLIDFGCGDLLRESSYRDYSGTEEYCPPEWVLSGVYQGRHATIWSLGVLLYGLVCGRLPFNKEADIIAGRLRFKKGLTKGEGEGECKELINWCLQQNPTKRPVLEQILLHDWMAEGQVI, from the exons ATGGCCAGAGACTCACTGaaagggatgaggagggggagagaggggagagggaagcaTGGGACTCCAGCCTGCCCCTGCCCACCAGGAGCCTCTGAgccaacagagaggagagactctCCCCAGCCACAGCGCAGGAGAATGGATGCCAACACTGTGAGGAGGCGCAGGCCTCCACTAGTCGCCTCTAGAGATGAGATGAAACGCTCTCCCCGTAAGAGGCTGGAGGCCGACTCTGTGAGGAGTTGCAGGTCTCCGTGCGGAAGAAGGAGAAACTCTCCCCAAGGCAGGTTAGCCAACCCTATCAGGAGAGGCAGGTCCCAGATCGAGAGGGACCAAGCTCCTGGGGgccgcagagagagggagggaaagagtgaTGAGAGTAAGGAAGAGGAAGGAAGCAGCAGTAGCAGCTCCAGCTGTGCCAGTGAGAGTGAGACAtctggagagagtgaaggagaaagGCAGGAGAGAGAAAGTAGAAGAGCAATGGAGCAGGCTTCTTGTCTGTTTGAAGAGATATCAGGGCTGAGGGTCAGGGAGAGTCCCTCCCAGGAGATAGAGAGtgaggaacaacaacaacaacaacaacaagcattCCCTTATATGTTTAGAGAAAGGACTAACAGAACACCCAACCATTTACCAAGGGAGAACGCAAGAGGCCGAGCCAGACCCAAACCAAAACCCAGTAGGAGCGAACCAACCAACAAGGACTCTCCCGGTCCATCCCAAGCCAAGAACCCACACATGAGGCCCAACATGATCAAACTGAAGTCCAGAAAGAGAGTCAAAGCCAAGGACATGGGGGAGGAATCACTCCCGAGCCGACGCAGAAGTCGAAGTGAGACATCCAGCAGAAGTCCTTCTTCTCAGAGTGAGACAGTAGGAAGACAAGTCCCTCCAGCCTTAACGTACACTCATAGACTCAGGCCCAGagccccagctccagctccacATAGGCAGGCTGAGCTTGAGAGAGAAGCTGCTGCCattacagagagaggaaggaagagaaaaGAGAAAACCCTGAGAGGACAGAACGAagtgaaggaggaagaggaggaagaggaaaatgaCAGTGTGGTTCTTTCCTGTTCGGGactgaagggagggaggagaggagggctggtgaACAATGGTAAGGGACTAAACCTGGGAAGGCGTGATGATAACACCAAACAGAGGAAAAGAAAGAGagccagagaggaggaggagagcaatgAGGAGTTGGTGGAGAGGGTGTGGTCCAGGGAGGGCTGGAAGAGGAATAAGAACAATAGAACCACTAGTGCAGAGATTCCCATCGTTGTCCACTATCTAACCCGACAAAGGAGAGGCCAGTTGAAGAACCCACTACCCAACTATAGAGGATcatcctcttcttcttcatcctcaGACTCCAGTATCTTTCATCTTGGACCCAACCCCA GCAGCTTTGAGTCTCTCTTCACACTGGGGAGCATGCTGGGTAAAGGAGGATGTGGGGCGGTCTACGCCGCCATGCGCAAAAGTGACGGTCAACAG GTGGCCATAAAGTATGTGAACAGAGGAATGGCCGAGCCGTACGTAAAGCTT CCTGGACAGAGGAGTGCCTTGCCCCTGGAGGTGGCCCTGATGCAGATCGTCTCACGGCCCCCGTCCTGCTGCTACGTGCTGGGCCTGCTGGATTGGTTTGAGGAGGCAGAGTGGTTCATCCTGGTGCTGGAGAGACCCTATCCCTGCATGGACCTGTTCGACTTCATCGAGGAGCTGGGAGGCCGGGTGGACGAGTGTCTGGCCAGGATCATCATGATACAG GTGGTACTGGCTGTTCGGCATTGCTGCGACCGAGGGGTCCTGCACCGAGATGTCAAAGCTGAGAACCTGCTGGTGCAGACAGACAACCTGCAGGTTAAGCTCATTGACTTTGGCTGTGGAGACCTTCTGAGAGAATCCTCCTACAGAGACTACTCAG GCACAGAGGAGTACTGTCCTCCAGAGTGGGTGCTGAGCGGTGTGTACCAGGGCCGCCACGCCACCATCTGGTCACTGGGGGTATTGCTCTACGGCCTGGTGTGTGGCCGTCTGCCCTTCAACAAGGAGGCTGATATCATCGCTGGGCGCCTGCGCTTCAAAAAGGGCCTGACTAaaggtgagggggagggag AGTGTAAGGAGTTGATCAACTGGTGTCTGCAACAGAATCCCACCAAGAGGCCAGTTTTAGAGCAGATCCTCCTTCATGACTGGATGGCAGAGGGACAGGTGATCTAG
- the LOC121535085 gene encoding serine/arginine repetitive matrix protein 2 isoform X1, with protein MASWRLSNPSTTLVCGRRRGLRRQPLSMARDSLKGMRRGREGRGKHGTPACPCPPGASEPTERRDSPQPQRRRMDANTVRRRRPPLVASRDEMKRSPRKRLEADSVRSCRSPCGRRRNSPQGRLANPIRRGRSQIERDQAPGGRREREGKSDESKEEEGSSSSSSSCASESETSGESEGERQERESRRAMEQASCLFEEISGLRVRESPSQEIESEEQQQQQQQAFPYMFRERTNRTPNHLPRENARGRARPKPKPSRSEPTNKDSPGPSQAKNPHMRPNMIKLKSRKRVKAKDMGEESLPSRRRSRSETSSRSPSSQSETVGRQVPPALTYTHRLRPRAPAPAPHRQAELEREAAAITERGRKRKEKTLRGQNEVKEEEEEEENDSVVLSCSGLKGGRRGGLVNNGKGLNLGRRDDNTKQRKRKRAREEEESNEELVERVWSREGWKRNKNNRTTSAEIPIVVHYLTRQRRGQLKNPLPNYRGSSSSSSSSDSSIFHLGPNPSSFESLFTLGSMLGKGGCGAVYAAMRKSDGQQVAIKYVNRGMAEPYVKLPGQRSALPLEVALMQIVSRPPSCCYVLGLLDWFEEAEWFILVLERPYPCMDLFDFIEELGGRVDECLARIIMIQVVLAVRHCCDRGVLHRDVKAENLLVQTDNLQVKLIDFGCGDLLRESSYRDYSGTEEYCPPEWVLSGVYQGRHATIWSLGVLLYGLVCGRLPFNKEADIIAGRLRFKKGLTKGEGEGECKELINWCLQQNPTKRPVLEQILLHDWMAEGQVI; from the exons ATGGCATCTTGGAGGTTGTCAAATCCATCAACTACACTTG TCTGTGGGAGGCGTAGGGGGCTCAGGAGACAACCTCTCTCCATGGCCAGAGACTCACTGaaagggatgaggagggggagagaggggagagggaagcaTGGGACTCCAGCCTGCCCCTGCCCACCAGGAGCCTCTGAgccaacagagaggagagactctCCCCAGCCACAGCGCAGGAGAATGGATGCCAACACTGTGAGGAGGCGCAGGCCTCCACTAGTCGCCTCTAGAGATGAGATGAAACGCTCTCCCCGTAAGAGGCTGGAGGCCGACTCTGTGAGGAGTTGCAGGTCTCCGTGCGGAAGAAGGAGAAACTCTCCCCAAGGCAGGTTAGCCAACCCTATCAGGAGAGGCAGGTCCCAGATCGAGAGGGACCAAGCTCCTGGGGgccgcagagagagggagggaaagagtgaTGAGAGTAAGGAAGAGGAAGGAAGCAGCAGTAGCAGCTCCAGCTGTGCCAGTGAGAGTGAGACAtctggagagagtgaaggagaaagGCAGGAGAGAGAAAGTAGAAGAGCAATGGAGCAGGCTTCTTGTCTGTTTGAAGAGATATCAGGGCTGAGGGTCAGGGAGAGTCCCTCCCAGGAGATAGAGAGtgaggaacaacaacaacaacaacaacaagcattCCCTTATATGTTTAGAGAAAGGACTAACAGAACACCCAACCATTTACCAAGGGAGAACGCAAGAGGCCGAGCCAGACCCAAACCAAAACCCAGTAGGAGCGAACCAACCAACAAGGACTCTCCCGGTCCATCCCAAGCCAAGAACCCACACATGAGGCCCAACATGATCAAACTGAAGTCCAGAAAGAGAGTCAAAGCCAAGGACATGGGGGAGGAATCACTCCCGAGCCGACGCAGAAGTCGAAGTGAGACATCCAGCAGAAGTCCTTCTTCTCAGAGTGAGACAGTAGGAAGACAAGTCCCTCCAGCCTTAACGTACACTCATAGACTCAGGCCCAGagccccagctccagctccacATAGGCAGGCTGAGCTTGAGAGAGAAGCTGCTGCCattacagagagaggaaggaagagaaaaGAGAAAACCCTGAGAGGACAGAACGAagtgaaggaggaagaggaggaagaggaaaatgaCAGTGTGGTTCTTTCCTGTTCGGGactgaagggagggaggagaggagggctggtgaACAATGGTAAGGGACTAAACCTGGGAAGGCGTGATGATAACACCAAACAGAGGAAAAGAAAGAGagccagagaggaggaggagagcaatgAGGAGTTGGTGGAGAGGGTGTGGTCCAGGGAGGGCTGGAAGAGGAATAAGAACAATAGAACCACTAGTGCAGAGATTCCCATCGTTGTCCACTATCTAACCCGACAAAGGAGAGGCCAGTTGAAGAACCCACTACCCAACTATAGAGGATcatcctcttcttcttcatcctcaGACTCCAGTATCTTTCATCTTGGACCCAACCCCA GCAGCTTTGAGTCTCTCTTCACACTGGGGAGCATGCTGGGTAAAGGAGGATGTGGGGCGGTCTACGCCGCCATGCGCAAAAGTGACGGTCAACAG GTGGCCATAAAGTATGTGAACAGAGGAATGGCCGAGCCGTACGTAAAGCTT CCTGGACAGAGGAGTGCCTTGCCCCTGGAGGTGGCCCTGATGCAGATCGTCTCACGGCCCCCGTCCTGCTGCTACGTGCTGGGCCTGCTGGATTGGTTTGAGGAGGCAGAGTGGTTCATCCTGGTGCTGGAGAGACCCTATCCCTGCATGGACCTGTTCGACTTCATCGAGGAGCTGGGAGGCCGGGTGGACGAGTGTCTGGCCAGGATCATCATGATACAG GTGGTACTGGCTGTTCGGCATTGCTGCGACCGAGGGGTCCTGCACCGAGATGTCAAAGCTGAGAACCTGCTGGTGCAGACAGACAACCTGCAGGTTAAGCTCATTGACTTTGGCTGTGGAGACCTTCTGAGAGAATCCTCCTACAGAGACTACTCAG GCACAGAGGAGTACTGTCCTCCAGAGTGGGTGCTGAGCGGTGTGTACCAGGGCCGCCACGCCACCATCTGGTCACTGGGGGTATTGCTCTACGGCCTGGTGTGTGGCCGTCTGCCCTTCAACAAGGAGGCTGATATCATCGCTGGGCGCCTGCGCTTCAAAAAGGGCCTGACTAaaggtgagggggagggag AGTGTAAGGAGTTGATCAACTGGTGTCTGCAACAGAATCCCACCAAGAGGCCAGTTTTAGAGCAGATCCTCCTTCATGACTGGATGGCAGAGGGACAGGTGATCTAG
- the LOC121535085 gene encoding serine/arginine repetitive matrix protein 2 isoform X2 — MASWRLSNPSTTLVCGRRRGLRRQPLSMARDSLKGMRRGREGRGKHGTPACPCPPGASEPTERRDSPQPQRRRMDANTVRRRRPPLVASRDEMKRSPRKRLEADSVRSCRSPCGRRRNSPQGRLANPIRRGRSQIERDQAPGGRREREGKSDESKEEEGSSSSSSSCASESETSGESEGERQERESRRAMEQASCLFEEISGLRVRESPSQEIESEEQQQQQQQAFPYMFRERTNRTPNHLPRENARGRARPKPKPSRSEPTNKDSPGPSQAKNPHMRPNMIKLKSRKRVKAKDMGEESLPSRRRSRSETSSRSPSSQSETVGRQVPPALTYTHRLRPRAPAPAPHRQAELEREAAAITERGRKRKEKTLRGQNEVKEEEEEEENDSVVLSCSGLKGGRRGGLVNNGKGLNLGRRDDNTKQRKRKRAREEEESNEELVERVWSREGWKRNKNNRTTSAEIPIVVHYLTRQRRGQLKNPLPNYRGSSSSSSSSDSSIFHLGPNPSSFESLFTLGSMLGKGGCGAVYAAMRKSDGQQVAIKYVNRGMAEPYVKLPGQRSALPLEVALMQIVSRPPSCCYVLGLLDWFEEAEWFILVLERPYPCMDLFDFIEELGGRVDECLARIIMIQVVLAVRHCCDRGVLHRDVKAENLLVQTDNLQVKLIDFGCGDLLRESSYRDYSGTEEYCPPEWVLSGVYQGRHATIWSLGVLLYGLVCGRLPFNKEADIIAGRLRFKKGLTKECKELINWCLQQNPTKRPVLEQILLHDWMAEGQVI, encoded by the exons ATGGCATCTTGGAGGTTGTCAAATCCATCAACTACACTTG TCTGTGGGAGGCGTAGGGGGCTCAGGAGACAACCTCTCTCCATGGCCAGAGACTCACTGaaagggatgaggagggggagagaggggagagggaagcaTGGGACTCCAGCCTGCCCCTGCCCACCAGGAGCCTCTGAgccaacagagaggagagactctCCCCAGCCACAGCGCAGGAGAATGGATGCCAACACTGTGAGGAGGCGCAGGCCTCCACTAGTCGCCTCTAGAGATGAGATGAAACGCTCTCCCCGTAAGAGGCTGGAGGCCGACTCTGTGAGGAGTTGCAGGTCTCCGTGCGGAAGAAGGAGAAACTCTCCCCAAGGCAGGTTAGCCAACCCTATCAGGAGAGGCAGGTCCCAGATCGAGAGGGACCAAGCTCCTGGGGgccgcagagagagggagggaaagagtgaTGAGAGTAAGGAAGAGGAAGGAAGCAGCAGTAGCAGCTCCAGCTGTGCCAGTGAGAGTGAGACAtctggagagagtgaaggagaaagGCAGGAGAGAGAAAGTAGAAGAGCAATGGAGCAGGCTTCTTGTCTGTTTGAAGAGATATCAGGGCTGAGGGTCAGGGAGAGTCCCTCCCAGGAGATAGAGAGtgaggaacaacaacaacaacaacaacaagcattCCCTTATATGTTTAGAGAAAGGACTAACAGAACACCCAACCATTTACCAAGGGAGAACGCAAGAGGCCGAGCCAGACCCAAACCAAAACCCAGTAGGAGCGAACCAACCAACAAGGACTCTCCCGGTCCATCCCAAGCCAAGAACCCACACATGAGGCCCAACATGATCAAACTGAAGTCCAGAAAGAGAGTCAAAGCCAAGGACATGGGGGAGGAATCACTCCCGAGCCGACGCAGAAGTCGAAGTGAGACATCCAGCAGAAGTCCTTCTTCTCAGAGTGAGACAGTAGGAAGACAAGTCCCTCCAGCCTTAACGTACACTCATAGACTCAGGCCCAGagccccagctccagctccacATAGGCAGGCTGAGCTTGAGAGAGAAGCTGCTGCCattacagagagaggaaggaagagaaaaGAGAAAACCCTGAGAGGACAGAACGAagtgaaggaggaagaggaggaagaggaaaatgaCAGTGTGGTTCTTTCCTGTTCGGGactgaagggagggaggagaggagggctggtgaACAATGGTAAGGGACTAAACCTGGGAAGGCGTGATGATAACACCAAACAGAGGAAAAGAAAGAGagccagagaggaggaggagagcaatgAGGAGTTGGTGGAGAGGGTGTGGTCCAGGGAGGGCTGGAAGAGGAATAAGAACAATAGAACCACTAGTGCAGAGATTCCCATCGTTGTCCACTATCTAACCCGACAAAGGAGAGGCCAGTTGAAGAACCCACTACCCAACTATAGAGGATcatcctcttcttcttcatcctcaGACTCCAGTATCTTTCATCTTGGACCCAACCCCA GCAGCTTTGAGTCTCTCTTCACACTGGGGAGCATGCTGGGTAAAGGAGGATGTGGGGCGGTCTACGCCGCCATGCGCAAAAGTGACGGTCAACAG GTGGCCATAAAGTATGTGAACAGAGGAATGGCCGAGCCGTACGTAAAGCTT CCTGGACAGAGGAGTGCCTTGCCCCTGGAGGTGGCCCTGATGCAGATCGTCTCACGGCCCCCGTCCTGCTGCTACGTGCTGGGCCTGCTGGATTGGTTTGAGGAGGCAGAGTGGTTCATCCTGGTGCTGGAGAGACCCTATCCCTGCATGGACCTGTTCGACTTCATCGAGGAGCTGGGAGGCCGGGTGGACGAGTGTCTGGCCAGGATCATCATGATACAG GTGGTACTGGCTGTTCGGCATTGCTGCGACCGAGGGGTCCTGCACCGAGATGTCAAAGCTGAGAACCTGCTGGTGCAGACAGACAACCTGCAGGTTAAGCTCATTGACTTTGGCTGTGGAGACCTTCTGAGAGAATCCTCCTACAGAGACTACTCAG GCACAGAGGAGTACTGTCCTCCAGAGTGGGTGCTGAGCGGTGTGTACCAGGGCCGCCACGCCACCATCTGGTCACTGGGGGTATTGCTCTACGGCCTGGTGTGTGGCCGTCTGCCCTTCAACAAGGAGGCTGATATCATCGCTGGGCGCCTGCGCTTCAAAAAGGGCCTGACTAaag AGTGTAAGGAGTTGATCAACTGGTGTCTGCAACAGAATCCCACCAAGAGGCCAGTTTTAGAGCAGATCCTCCTTCATGACTGGATGGCAGAGGGACAGGTGATCTAG